CACGTTCGTCGAGGATGGTGGCGGGACAATGCTAAAAGATCGGTTCGTTTGGGAGTTGCGGACGGCGTGGTGGAATGGGTGATGAAAAGAGAGTGCAAGTGGAAGACGTGTCGATGGCGAAAATGGATGCGACATGGCGCCGCTTCGGATGGTTGAGTCGGGTGTTGGTTTATCGTGTATGAATCATCCGGGTTTGCACCAAGCATGCCACACCTAATTTACAAAAAAACTGGCATTCTCCCTGCGCAAAGGAGCGGCCCGGCGTGCATGGTGCCGGGCACAGTGTGCCGGAATCGCCCGGCCGTCCATGCGCCAAAGCGACAGAGTGGCGCAGTGAGGCCATCTCCGCCCTTGCGTGCCGGGGCGAACCTGCCACAGTCCTTCAGCCTTTTACAATCATGAGCCGAACCGCAGCCATCCTTCTCGCCGCCGGGAGCGGCAAACGCATGCAAGGCGTCGTTTACGACAAGGTTCTCGCCCCGCTCGGCGGCCGCCCGTTGTTCGCCCGTTCCGTCGCCGCCTTCATGGCAAGCGGGGTGGCCGACTATTATGTCATCACCACCCGCGACCAGCGCCAGCTCACCGAGCTCTCCGCCTACGCGCCCACGCCGTCGATCTTTATCCGGGGCGGACGCACCCGGCAGGATTCCGTCGCCGCGGCGCTGGAGGCGCTGCCCGCCGATATCGCGCATGTGTTTATCCATGATTGCGCGCGGCCCTTTATCCGGCCCGAACAACTCGTCGCGCTTCACAAAATCGTCCGCCGCGAGCACGCCGTCGTTCTCGCCCATCGCGTCACCGACACGATCAAGCAGCACGCCGACACCGGCTTCCTGAAAACCCTCGACCGCTCGCGCCTTTGGGCGATGGAAACGCCGCAGGTGTTTGACCGCGACCTCATCACCCGTGCCTATACCCGCGTGATGACGCGCGGCCTCGCCATCACCGATGACGCCGCCGCCGTGGAGTTGCTGGCGCACCCCGTCGCGCTGCTGGAAAACCCGCATCCGAATCCCAAGCTCACCACGCCGGCGGACCTTTCTTATTTCGAATTCATCGACGCCTCGCTCAAACGGATCGCCGACGAGGAGGCGCGTTACGACGGCATCGCGCCCTAGCGTGAGCCCCGCGGGGCAGACGGCAGCCCCGCCTAATCCCATGAATTTCCGCATCGGCCACGGCTACGACATCCACCGCACGACCACCGCGCCCGGGCGCAAACTCGTCCTCGGCGGCGTGACGTTTCCCGAGGCGGGGTTCGGCCTCGACGGCCATTCCGACGCCGATTGCCTTACGCACGCCATCTGCGACGCGCTCCTCGGCGCGGCCGGGCTGCCCGACATCGGCCATTTCTTCCCCAACACGGACCCGGCCTACAAGGACATCGACTCGCAAGTCCTCCTCCGCCGCGTCACCGCCGCTCTCGCCGAACTCGGCTGGCGACCCGTCAACATCGACGCGTCCCTTATCGCCGAGCGCCCGAAAATCCAGCCGCGCCTCGCCGGGATGAAGGCCGCGCTCGCCGCCTCCACGGGGCTGCCCGTCGAGTGTGTCGGCCTCAAGGCCACCACCAACGAGGCGACCGACGAAATCGGCCGCGGGCTGGCCATCGCCGCCCACGCCGTCGCGCTTATTGAACGTGTTCCACCGCTTGAATAAGCGAAACCCGGTCCGCGGCGCCTTCCGCCCGGCCGCGTAAGCGCTCTCCCCCGCCCTTTCCCCGTTCGCATGCGCGGCGCGGCATTTGCTTTATGGCTCCTGCACCAAGCCGCCGCCACCCATGCCAATCCACGTCGCTCTCCACCACCGGACAGCCTACGCCTACGACCGGCCCATCTCGCTCGGCCCCCAAGTTATCCGCCTGCGCCCCGCGCCGCATTGCCGCACGCCGGTCACGGCCTATTCGCTGAAAATCGAACCCGCCGGCCACTTCATCAACTGGCAGCAGGACGCGTTCAGCAACTACCTCGCCCGCGTCGTCTTCCCGGAAAAAGTCACGCACTTCGATGTCACCGTCGATCTTGTCGCGGAGATGTCCGTTTACAATCCCTTCGACTTTTTCCTCGAACCCTACGCCGAGAAATTCCCCTTCGCCTACGAAAAAGCCCTCGCCGCCGAACTCGCCCCCTACCGCCGCAAAGGCCGCGCCACGCCGCGCCTGGCCGCGTTTGTCCAGTCCATCGACCTCACGCCGCGGCCGCCGATCGACTTCCTCGTCGCGCTCAACCAGCGCCTCTGCCGGGAAATCCGCTATGTCATCCGCATGCAGCCCGGCGTGCAGCCCCCCGAACGCACGCTCGCGCTCGCCAGCGGCTCCTGCCGCGACTCCGCGTGGCTGCTCGTGCAAATCCTCCGCCGCCTCGGCCTCGCCGCGCGCTTCGTATCCGGTTATCTGATACAGTTGCAGGCCGACGTGAAATCCCTCGACGGACCGTCGGGCGCGGAGCAGGACTTCACCGACCTGCACGCGTGGTGCGAGGTTTACCTGCCGGGCGCCGGCTGGGTGGGCCTTGACCCGACCTCCGGCCTGCTCGCGGGCGAAGGCCACATCCCGCTCGCGTGCTCGCCCGAGCCGACCAGCGCCGCGCCCATCACGGGCAGCCTTGAAAAGTGCAAGGTCAAGTTCGGCCACGAAATGTCCGTCGCGCGCATATCCGAGTCCCCTCGTGTCACGCGCCCCTACACCGGGGAGCAATGGGCCGCCATCGACGCGCTCGGCCGGCGCATCGACGACGACCTGAAAAAACACGACGTCCGCCTCACCATGGGCGGCGAACCGACGTTTGTGTCCATCGACGACCCCGACGGCCCCGAATGGAACTTCACCGCCGTGTCGCACAAGAAGCGCGTCCTCTCCGGCGCGCTCATCAAACGCCTGCGCAACAAATTCGCGCCCGGCTCGCTGCTCCACTACGGCCAGGGCAAATGGTATCCCGGGGAGCCGCTTCCGCGCTGGGCGCTCTCCGCCTACTGGCGCAAGGATGGCGTGCCCGTGTGGCGCGATGAGTCGCTCATCGCCGACGAGTCGCGCGACTACGGCCACGGCCCGCGCGAGGCGAAGGAGCTCGCCGCGCGCCTCGCGCGCGTGATGGGGCTCGACCCGAAGTATTTGATTTCCGGATACGAGGATGTCTTTTATTACGCGTGGCGCGAGCGCCGCCTGCCGTCGAATGTCTCCGGCGACGATCCGCGCCTGAAGGACCAGCAGGAGCGCGAACGCATCGCGCGCATTTTCCAGAAACAGCTCGGCGAAGCCGTCGGCTACGCGCTGCCCATCCGGCGCGCCACGCGCGGGGGCGTGGCCGGCTGGGAGTCGGGCCCGTGGTTCCTGCGCGACGACGACACGCTCTGGCTCATCCCCGGCGACTCGCCGATGGGCCTGCGCCTCCCGCTCGACTCGATTCCGTGGGTCGCCGAAAAGGATTACCCGTGGCAGTGGCCCGCGGACCCCATGCAGGAACTTCCCGGCCTGCCGCGCGCGTTTCCCTACGACGAGCGCGCCGCGCTGCTCGCCCGCGAGGCGAAACGCGGCGGCACGCATGCCGGCCAGCGTTTCCTGCGCGGCGCGCCCGACGCCATCGCGGGCGGTTTCGCGCAAGGCGCCGGCTTCGGCTCCGCCCCGCCCGCGCCGCAACTCCTCGAAGCCGAGCCCGAGGCGGCGCCCGACCTGCCGCCGCTGCCGCGGGAGTTCGACCCGGCGCGACGCCCGCTGCCCGGCGAAAGCGCCGCGCACATCATCCGCACCGCGCTCTGCGTGCAGCCGCGCGACGGCAGGCTGCACATCTTCATGCCGCCGGTCGCGCGCGCCGAGGATTACCTCGACCTTGTCGCCGGCATCGAAAGCACGGCCGCCGCGATGGGCACGCCCGTCATCATCGAGGGCGACCCGCCGCCGCGCGACCCGCGCCTGCAAAAACTCTCTGTCACGCCCGATCCCGGCGTGATCGAGGTCAACCTCCACCCGAGCGCCACGTGGGACGAGCTCGTTGACCGCACCGCCACGCTTTACGAGGAGGCGCGGCAGACGCGGCTCGGCACGGAAAAGTTCATGATCGACGGACGCCACAGCGGCACCGGCGGCGGCAACCACATCATCCTCGGCGGCGACTCGCCCGCCGACTCGCCCCTCCTGCGCCGCCCCGACCTGCTCCGCTCGCTCCTCGCCTACTGGCAGAACCATCCCTCGCTCAGCTACCTGTTCTCCGGCCTCTTCATCGGCCCGACCTCGCAGGCGCCGCGCGTGGACGAGGCGCGCAACGACAGCCTCTACGAACTCGGCATCGCGTTCGCCGAGCTCGACCGCCGGCTCGCCGCCGGGCGCGTGCCGCCGTGGCTGGTGGACCGCGTTTTCCGCAACCTCCTCACCGACGCCACCGGCAACACCCACCGCTCCGAGTTCAGCATCGACAAACTCTTCTCGCCCGACGGCACCGCCGGCCGGCTCGGCCTTGTGGAAATGCGCGCCTTCGAGATGCCGCCGCACGAGCGCATGAGCCTCGCGCAACATCTCCTGCTGCGCGGCCTCGTCGGAAAATTCTGGCGCGATCCCTACCGCAACAAACTCGTCCCGTGGGGCGGCGACATCCACGACCGCTGGCTGCTGCCGCATTTCTGCGAGACCGATTTCCGCGACGTGCTTCGCGACCTGCGCGGCGCCGGCTACGCCTTCGAGCCGGAGTGGTTCGCGCCGCATTTTGAATTTCGCTTCCCGCGCATCGGCGAGTTCGCGCAACGCGACATCCACGTCGAGTTGCGCACCGCGCTGGAACCCTGGCACGTGCTCGGCGAGGAGGCCGGCGGAGGCGGCACCGTGCGCTACGTGGACAGCTCGCTCGAACGCCTCCAGGTCAAGGCGCGCGGCCTCGTCGGCGAGCGGTTCGCGCTCGCCGTCAACGGCCGCCGCATCCCGCTCCACCCGACCGGCGTCAACGGCGAGGGCGTGGCCGGCGTGCGCTACCGCGCATGGCAGCCGCCGAGCTGCCTCCAGCCGACCATCGGCGTGCATTCGCCGCTGGTGTTCGACCTCGTGGACACGTGGAACGACCGCTCCCTCGGCGGGTGCACCTACCACGTCGCGCATCCCGGCGGCCGCAACTACGCGACGCTCCCGGTCAACTCCTACGAAGCCGAAAGCCGCCGCCTCGCGCGCTTCGCCGCCTTCGGCCACACGCCCGGTCGTGAGCCGGCCGCGACGCTCCACGACCTCCAGCCCGGCATGCCCTTCACCCTCGATCTCCGCACGCCGGAGCTGGCGTAGGTTTATATGAACCGCGAAGGCCGCGAAAAATAATCCGATGTATAAATCAACGCTTTCGCGTGCCTCCGCGTTTCGGCTGTTTAATATTATGATTTTGTTTTCAACCTCTTTTCACCCTTCGCATCCATTGCGGTTTATTCATTAAGCCCATACCCTTTCCGCCGGATGACCACCGCCCTCACACCGCCGACCGACTTTCTCGCCGCTTACGCGGAAAGGCCCGGTCACTTCGACGAATGCCGCGCGCCCGACGGTTCGCTGCGCCCCGCATGGGCCGAGTTTTTCAAACACCTCGGGCCCGATCCGGCCGAAGCCATCCGCGCCGCCGCCGAAGCGTGCCGGCGCGCCGTCCTCGAACAGGACGTGAGCATGAACGTTTATGCCGGCGACGAATCCAACG
This genomic stretch from Termitidicoccus mucosus harbors:
- the ispD gene encoding 2-C-methyl-D-erythritol 4-phosphate cytidylyltransferase, which translates into the protein MSRTAAILLAAGSGKRMQGVVYDKVLAPLGGRPLFARSVAAFMASGVADYYVITTRDQRQLTELSAYAPTPSIFIRGGRTRQDSVAAALEALPADIAHVFIHDCARPFIRPEQLVALHKIVRREHAVVLAHRVTDTIKQHADTGFLKTLDRSRLWAMETPQVFDRDLITRAYTRVMTRGLAITDDAAAVELLAHPVALLENPHPNPKLTTPADLSYFEFIDASLKRIADEEARYDGIAP
- the ispF gene encoding 2-C-methyl-D-erythritol 2,4-cyclodiphosphate synthase; translated protein: MNFRIGHGYDIHRTTTAPGRKLVLGGVTFPEAGFGLDGHSDADCLTHAICDALLGAAGLPDIGHFFPNTDPAYKDIDSQVLLRRVTAALAELGWRPVNIDASLIAERPKIQPRLAGMKAALAASTGLPVECVGLKATTNEATDEIGRGLAIAAHAVALIERVPPLE
- a CDS encoding DUF2126 domain-containing protein, with translation MPIHVALHHRTAYAYDRPISLGPQVIRLRPAPHCRTPVTAYSLKIEPAGHFINWQQDAFSNYLARVVFPEKVTHFDVTVDLVAEMSVYNPFDFFLEPYAEKFPFAYEKALAAELAPYRRKGRATPRLAAFVQSIDLTPRPPIDFLVALNQRLCREIRYVIRMQPGVQPPERTLALASGSCRDSAWLLVQILRRLGLAARFVSGYLIQLQADVKSLDGPSGAEQDFTDLHAWCEVYLPGAGWVGLDPTSGLLAGEGHIPLACSPEPTSAAPITGSLEKCKVKFGHEMSVARISESPRVTRPYTGEQWAAIDALGRRIDDDLKKHDVRLTMGGEPTFVSIDDPDGPEWNFTAVSHKKRVLSGALIKRLRNKFAPGSLLHYGQGKWYPGEPLPRWALSAYWRKDGVPVWRDESLIADESRDYGHGPREAKELAARLARVMGLDPKYLISGYEDVFYYAWRERRLPSNVSGDDPRLKDQQERERIARIFQKQLGEAVGYALPIRRATRGGVAGWESGPWFLRDDDTLWLIPGDSPMGLRLPLDSIPWVAEKDYPWQWPADPMQELPGLPRAFPYDERAALLAREAKRGGTHAGQRFLRGAPDAIAGGFAQGAGFGSAPPAPQLLEAEPEAAPDLPPLPREFDPARRPLPGESAAHIIRTALCVQPRDGRLHIFMPPVARAEDYLDLVAGIESTAAAMGTPVIIEGDPPPRDPRLQKLSVTPDPGVIEVNLHPSATWDELVDRTATLYEEARQTRLGTEKFMIDGRHSGTGGGNHIILGGDSPADSPLLRRPDLLRSLLAYWQNHPSLSYLFSGLFIGPTSQAPRVDEARNDSLYELGIAFAELDRRLAAGRVPPWLVDRVFRNLLTDATGNTHRSEFSIDKLFSPDGTAGRLGLVEMRAFEMPPHERMSLAQHLLLRGLVGKFWRDPYRNKLVPWGGDIHDRWLLPHFCETDFRDVLRDLRGAGYAFEPEWFAPHFEFRFPRIGEFAQRDIHVELRTALEPWHVLGEEAGGGGTVRYVDSSLERLQVKARGLVGERFALAVNGRRIPLHPTGVNGEGVAGVRYRAWQPPSCLQPTIGVHSPLVFDLVDTWNDRSLGGCTYHVAHPGGRNYATLPVNSYEAESRRLARFAAFGHTPGREPAATLHDLQPGMPFTLDLRTPELA